One genomic region from Phycodurus eques isolate BA_2022a chromosome 16, UOR_Pequ_1.1, whole genome shotgun sequence encodes:
- the nfil3-6 gene encoding LOW QUALITY PROTEIN: nuclear factor, interleukin 3 regulated, member 6 (The sequence of the model RefSeq protein was modified relative to this genomic sequence to represent the inferred CDS: deleted 1 base in 1 codon), producing MFEVSQEMRVQQDVAMVHTLESSGDGEGVPLSFPDDTMSVLTSSNLLARSLLGRTAAVKRKESPSSSIRRKREFIPLEKKDEGYWDKRKKNNEAAKRSREKRRVNDMVLESRVLALLEENTRLRAELLALKFRFGLVKDPSNASILPLSAALPHIPPSATPHYYLLNSSSSHTNNQTGQLSGRGSRDGGNLSEDSGFSTPGGSSVGSPVYFEDRLSDHGKSSPHRAEDMTLDIYHSSADAHHTKVDQAEAMKNLPHKLRFKTPGNGEAGDAVGDPNSTRRSPAPPTTEGPRETPKAQELNGGETGDGHSGPWLPLQADVGRRGRQSPQYATSPLNYNLQPPAQGHTEVKHQHENNYLKSQLSSLSKEVAQLKKLFTEQLMANVN from the exons ATGTTTGAGGTGTCCCAGGAGATGAGGGTGCAGCAGGATGTAGCTATGGTCCACACCCTGGAGTCCTCAGGAGATGGAGAGGGAGTACCTCTTTCCTTTCCAGATGATACCATGTCCGTCCTCACCTCCAGCAACCTGTTGGCCCGCTCCCTGCTGGGCCGCACCGCTGCCGTCAAGCGCAAAGAAAGTCCCTCGTCCAGCATCCGGCGCAAGCGTGAGTTCATCCCGCTTGAAAAGAAAGATGAAGGCTACTGggacaagaggaagaagaacaaCGAGGCGGCGAAGCGTTCGCGAGAAAAGCGACGTGTGAACGACATGGTTTTGGAGAGTCGCGTTCTGGCCCTGCTGGAGGAGAACACTCGCCTCCGGGCCGAACTGTTGGCTCTCAAGTTCCGATTTGGTTTGGTGAAAGACCCGTCCAATGCGTCCATCCTGCCCCTCTCCGCGGCTCTTCCACACATCCCTCCGAGTGCGACTCCCCACTATTATCTTCTTAACTCCTCATCCTCACACACCAACAACCAGACAGGTCAGCTGAGTGGGCGGGGCTCCAGAGATGGTGGCAACCTGTCGGAAGACTCAGGGTTCTCCACTCCGGGTGGGTCCAGCGTGGGCAGCCCAGTCTACTTTGAAGACCGGCTAAGCGACCATGGGAAATCCTCGCCACACAGAGCAGAGGATATGACCTTA GACATCTACCACTCCTCTGCCGATGCCCACCACACCAAGGTGGACCAAGCTGAGGCTATGAAGAACCTCCCCCATAAGCTGCGTTTCAAGACGCCCGGTAACGGTGAAGCGGGTGACGCGGTAGGTGATCCCAACAGCACTCGACGCAGCCCAGCACCTCCTACAACAGAGGGTCCGCGAGAGACCCCAAAAGCCCAAGAACTGAATGGGGGAGAAACAGGAGACGGGCACTCGGGCCCTTGGCTTCCTCTGCAAGCTGATGTGGGCAGGAGGGGGAGACAGTCGCCCCAGTACGCCACCTCACCCTTAAACTACAACCTGCAGCCTCCTGCTCAAGGGCACACAGAAGTCAAGCATCAGCATGAGAACAACTACCTGAAGTCGCAGCTTAGCTCTTTGAGCAAGGAGGTGGCTCAGTTGAAGAAACTTTTCACAGAACAGCTGATGGCCAACGTCAACTGA